Proteins found in one Anoplolepis gracilipes chromosome 7, ASM4749672v1, whole genome shotgun sequence genomic segment:
- the LOC140667705 gene encoding uncharacterized protein, with protein MTLRVLQINANHDAIAQDLLCQNVAKWGVGLAIVAEPYFVPNRTDWLSDGPGSVAVIDGGGPNSPPLTLFERGEGYVVVKWGETVVVDIYCSPNRDFPTLERLLDKGGGVIRRSLHRPVIVAGDPNAKSSKWGSPVTNARGVALVEWAEEIGLEVLN; from the coding sequence ATGACCCTCCGAGTCCTACAAATTAACGCCAACCATGACGCCATAGCACAGGATTTGTTGTGCCAAAATGTGGCGAAATGGGGCGTGGGACTAGCGATTGTCGCTGAACCGTACTTTGTCCCCAACCGCACCGACTGGTTGAGCGATGGGCCTGGCTCGGTGGCTGTCATAGACGGGGGTGGACCCAACTCCCCTCCTTTGACACTATTTGAAAGAGGGGAAGGTTACGTAGTAGTGAAGTGGGGGGAAACGGTTGTGGTGGATATTTATTGCTCACCCAACCGGGACTTCCCAACCCTTGAGAGACTTTTGGACAAGGGGGGGGGAGTAATTAGACGCTCTCTCCACCGCCCAGTCATAGTCGCCGGGGACCCTAATGCTAAATCCAGCAAATGGGGTTCCCCGGTGACTAACGCGAGAGGAGTGGCCCTGGTTGAGTGGGCTGAGGAGATTGGACTCGAAGTACTCAACTAG